The following proteins are co-located in the Nerophis ophidion isolate RoL-2023_Sa linkage group LG04, RoL_Noph_v1.0, whole genome shotgun sequence genome:
- the LOC133551152 gene encoding transcription termination factor 1b, mitochondrial, translating to MAPWGKALHCTSTLQQALKLLAFQSRSCSITPKNHDLKTSLNPENEFLLENLKLMGVDVSMARQRQPGVLRKNFTNEQGLAGFLQSKGASGKTVASIISRYPRAITRSLEHLEQRWQLWKNILQTDEEIVSTLDRSPESFFRSSDNDNMEKNIAFLSSLGLNNQHLHRLLTTAPRTFSNSVELNKQRVEFLGNICTEMGGNDPEQFAKYFISRNSYILIRSTKRVKANIDYLKESLNLSDSVLLALLRGPGADIMDLSNEYLKNNFISLQQKMLSHGCRRVDVNIFIISRPAVLYTGAATLSSKLDCLLKEGIPLQRILEKPKVFDYSVQNLTAKLQELHRIGYDFQEKGIGILDMSQKRFEARLEKLVMSQNK from the coding sequence ATGGCACCTTGGGGGAAAGCTCTCCATTGTACATCCACTCTTCAACAAGCCTTGAAGCTTCTTGCATTCCAGTCCAGGTCCTGCAGCATCACGCCAAAAAACCATGACCTTAAAACATCTCTGAACCCAGAGAATGAGTTTCTGCTGGAGAACTTAAAACTCATGGGGGTGGACGTGAGTATGGCCCGCCAGCGTCAGCCAGGGGTTCTCCGTAAAAACTTCACCAACGAGCAAGGGCTTGCAGGCTTCCTGCAAAGCAAAGGAGCCAGCGGCAAGACTGTGGCCAGCATCATATCGCGTTATCCGCGCGCCATCACCCGTTCCCTGGAACATTTGGAGCAACGTTGGCAGCTGTGGAAAAACATCCTCCAGACAGATGAGGAAATTGTCAGCACCCTAGATCGCTCACCGGAGTCCTTCTTTCGCTCCAGCGATAATGACAACATGGAGAAGAACATTGCCTTTCTATCCTCGTTAGGGCTCAACAACCAGCACCTCCACCGGCTGCTCACCACAGCGCCGCGCACCTTCTCTAACAGTGTGGAGCTCAATAAGCAGAGGGTGGAGTTCCTAGGGAACATCTGTACAGAGATGGGAGGGAATGATCCAGAGCAGTTTGCCAAATATTTCATATCCAGAAACAGCTACATCCTCATAAGAAGCACTAAGAGAGTCAAGGCAAATATCGATTACCTAAAAgaatctttgaatctcagtgaCTCAGTGCTTCTGGCCCTGCTTCGAGGCCCTGGCGCAGATATTATGGATCTCTCCAACGAGTATCTGAAAAATAATTTTATCAGCCTCCAGCAGAAGATGCTCTCTCATGGCTGTCGGAGAGTGGacgtaaacatttttattatttcccGTCCAGCAGTATTGTACACTGGGGCAGCTACACTGAGCTCTAAGCTGGACTGTCTGCTAAAAGAAGGAATTCCACTGCAGCGGATACTAGAGAAGCCAAAAGTGTTTGACTACAGCGTACAGAACTTAACAGCCAAATTACAGGAGCTTCACAGAATTGGATATGACTTCCAGGAGAAAGGCATCGGCATTCTGGACATGAGTCAGAAACGATTTGAAGCCAGATTGGAAAAGTTAGTAATGTcccaaaataagtaa